aaataaaaaagttttaCAATGAAAGTTAATCGTTATCTGAAAAAAGGTCAAAAATTCAATTTATGGACGGATTAATAAGATTTAGGAAAACAGGTCTTCGATTTTGGCAGaaaattcatccacacattcggTTAAAGAGCGTTTCGACATTTTAGCCGATGTCGGTTCGGGGTGAAAACCCTGAATCTATTtcttaaccctaaccatcagttgtaaatcataattcttatTCTTCAAACAAGTTattaaccctcatttagcccttATAAGTAGAAGGACATTCTCAAGGCCACTTTAGAttcactcaaaggtcgtccataaattatagtcacaCAGAAAAAAAAACCCATCTTTAACGACTCCCTTAATTGTTTTAACTAAATAATACTTCATTCTCACTTATCAATACTTAAACCGATATTTTCAGTTTTTGTTTTCATTGTATATTTAACAGTACTTATTGTAGAATCCCTTGATTCACTTGTATTATATAACTATGTTTTAACAATTTTAGGTATAAAAAATCGGAAGACGGTTCAAAAATAATTATTCGTCAAACTGCTGATGCAGATGAACACTTTTTCAAAGCATTACGAGGACTAAAAGTTGATGTTTCCGTAAGTGTTAAATTATCAATAAGGAATTCATaagattttaaacaaatttcattGTTATGTATATCTAAAATGATTTGACTTTGACttggtattttttgtttgaatcttccgattgatgctttaggattgcaactggtcagtttctaattggtatatgtgcatactgtgcgtattgcctcgatatagccttaattcacaagcattttaagcggagatggatggtggctagcagtggagtccaccTCACGCCTCTGTTTGTAATGATGACTGTTGAGACGGATGATAATGGATATTAGATTTATCATGATGTAAATACGTATCAGAATCCTTCTATGTCAAGCTGTTTATCAAGTTCTGATTTGCGGAATGTGTTATACATGCTTGTGATTTTAAATGGTCTTCACAGATAATACGATCATTCTGTTTTTTTGAAGCAGAAGCACGAAATGCTGCTAGAGACTTTTCGAAATGCTCATCTACAGCTAATTCTGCAGCTGAACGTTTTTTATCTCCTTCATGTTTTTCTCCTACATTCAGAGGCCATTGTTGAATTTTTTCTTCTCCAAAATcaaatgactgaattgaagttGGAGTGGATAAAGAAACAGTtggtgtattattgcatttttcaGAAATACTTGATTGTTTCTGTAGATTAGGTGATTTAAGGTTAGTCTGCTGAAACAAATATTGAAAAAGGTATTTATATAAGCAAATATCTAtcagatttatttttaaaatattttcacataCTGACTAGTTTATACATATGATCAATAAAATTGCGTATTCATTGGATGAATTAATTTGTTTGAAAACTTTTcaaaaagtgaataattaataCTGTTTGAAACTGGGAAATTTTTTCATNNNNNNNNNNNNNNNNNNNNNNNNNNNNNNNNNNNNNNNNNNNNNNNNNNNNNNNNNNNNNNNNNNNNNNNNNNNNNNNNNNNNNNNNNNNNNNNNNNNNNNNNNNNNNNNNNNNNNNNNNNNNNNNNNNNNNNNNNNNNNNNNNNNNNNNNNNNNNNNNNNNNNNNNNNNNNNNNNNNNNNNNNNNNNNNNNNNNNNNNcactgtgggactcgaacccagtacctttcgcttcaaacgccatcgcattatccactcagcggAGGGTACTtgcttcgagtcccagagtgaacatcaactctgagatgcaggcacatccagctgacgagtcccaagaaggacgaaacgcgagtcctggattccactgctaaccattatctatctttgctGATAATTTTCCACTTTGTTTTAGATAGTTTAATTTATTGTGGAACTAATACATTTGTGCTTGTTTTTAACATATGCCCCTTATTGAGTAATATGTTATAAATTTTTATCAGAGTACGAAATTTCGTAGCTGCAACCTGATTATCAGTAAACTTACGCATATGGATACACTAATTTTACTAATATTCAGCATCATATTATAGGTTCATGTAATAGGAAAAGTATTGAGATAAGTGTTATGACCATTTACTATGCAAACAACCAGTCAAATCATTTGTATCTTATATAGAAAccaaaataatttatatcatttataaGCTTTCATATCAACCAGTTTTCCATTAAAATCTACTAAGATAAGGCTGTCAAATATGGTTTATCTCTCAGAAAACTGTTCATATGGGGAAAAAATCGACTAGGGTTTTTTTAATTTCCGTGTAGATGTATCAAATGAAGGTAAAAGAGATGtccaataaaaaaaataattttaattactttTAAATCGTATAATTGTGAAACTTCCAACTAActtaaaatgattttattttcacaACTGATCATCTAAAAGAATTGTTCAGGTGTCTGCTTGACTTCCATTTCATATATTTACTTTTACAAATATTCCCTACATTAAACCATTAAATTTGTTGGTGGAAATATAGGACAAATAATGTTCGGATAAACAATTTCAGATTGGAAACAAAACATTCACTTTTAGAAATATTATAAGAACTGGAATTTTTCTAGATTATTTCTATGGATTAAGAGGGTTTTTTTAGTATTTCTGTGGTAGGACAGTACGATTTTACGGAAGAATCTCAAAGTTCATATCTTATCAATTTCAATAATTATCTGAAGTTTGAAGCTGTGACCTCCCAGATTTCTTGCAACTGTCTATAATAAATGTCAGTACAATTAAGCATGAAAAAATTTCCCAGTTTCAAACAGtattaattattcactttttgAAAAGTTTTCAAACAAATTAATTCATCCAATGAATACCAACTTTTATTGATCATATGTATAAACTAGTCAGtatgtgaaaatattttaaaaataaatctgaTAGATATTTGCTTATATAAATACCTTTTTCAATATTTGTTTCAGCAGACTAACCTTAAATCACCTAATCTACAGAAACAATCAAGTATTTCtgaaaaatgcaataatacaccaACTGTTTCTTTATCCACTCCaacttcaattcagtcatttgATTTTGGAGAAGAAAAAATTCAACAATGGCCTCTGAATGTAGGAGAAAAACATGAAGGAGATAAAAAACGTTCAGCTGCAGAATTAGCTGTAGATGAGCATTTCGAAAAGTCTCTAGCAGCATTTCGTGCTTCTGCTTCAAAAAAACAGAATGATCGTATTATCTGTGAAGACCATTTAAAATCACAAGCATCTATAACACATTCCGCAAATCAGAACTTGATAAACAGCTTGACATTGAAGGATTCTGATACGTATTTACATCATGATAAATCTAATATCCATTATAATAAGTTTCAACATGAATCTTTACAAACAGAGCCCAAAGGTGAGCATTATAACGTAAATTCAATACTTCAATATAGTAATCCTAAACCTACATCAAATCCTAATTTGGCAGTAACGTGTGAAAATACTCTTTTTTTGCCGTCGAGCATTTCAAGACAGTTGACCAGCACTGATGAGTTACATGATGGTATTGAAAGTGATGGTTCAATTCAAGTTCATAGTCCAAATATTACTAACACCACTGCCCTTAATCGGTTCAAAATAAAATTCGCTTCATCTTCTACATCATTACCACCATTATTTCCTATTAACTCATTTAAACCTAAGAAGAATTGGCTAGCTCAATATGACTGGAGATATCAGCAACCAGAGACAACAACCATTAGTCCAACTACACCAAATACTAACCAATCAATTTTCGATTCATCTGGATCATCCCCATCATCGATCAATATTGCTAGTGAAAGTATGGAAGATGTCCGACATATTTCGAATGTATCTATGCCAAAACTACACATAGTATCTGATTTACGTAACACAAACACTCCTGATCATGGTAATCATGGATTGTCCACAGAAGAAGCTCCAGATTTAAGAAATGACTCCGATTGTATCTTTTTATATTCTTCATACTCGTCACCTTCTTCACGTTCCTCTTCTTGTTCTGGTAATAATCCTCCTGAATGTTGTACTACAAATAGCACTGAAAGTGAACCCCAACAATCTGGTAGTACACTGACCAAATCCAAACTTTCATTTCCCAAATTCGGTACAATTTCGTTAGTGGAAAAAGATGATTATTATGAGAATGAATCGAAGGAAAAAtcaaacaatgaaaaatattttgtcGACAATAGCTTCGAAAAAGTAAGTTACAATTGAATTTACTCGATCTGTTTATAACTTAATTTACGTATTAGTTTTATCCAAAGTGTTTTATCATGTTTCATTGATTATTCATGAAAATTTAGTGAAATTTACTTTTGTGCACAAAATTGAGAAACCTAGGGCTTGGATTTGGAGTAAGAGTGTAATGGTGAGAATATTATCTGGCTTTACTAGGTACTTGATTATGCAATGAAAGACATCAAGTATTTTAATACCCAATCTGTCTTggtaacaaatatatatatatatatatatatatatatattaagcaTCTCCTAAAACTCACTTCTTGGTTGCATAAtagctgtttttttttaaatcaagcATTTTAAGAACCAAATATTCCTAATTTTCACTTCATTAATCATGAAACACATGTTATCTATCACTGCCTTTCAAATTTCGCTCAAAATAAGTGAGACGTTACCTTAATTCTGATTGATTAACTCAAGGCCGTAAACATTTTACACTTTAACTGatatttttgtttactttatGTTGACTATACACGAAACCTCATTTTAGATAAAAACAAGTTGCTTTcttaatttttctatttttcataATTTCTCGATCAATAGAAAGGTAAAAATGAAGGCGTTGAGAACAAAACGTTTAGTACATCAGTAGATAATAATGGTGCCATATTAACaacaataaatagtaataatcatcATGATAATAATTCCCTCGAATCTAATCTTGATTTAAATCGACGATTATCCAGTTCCATTTCATCATCTCCAACAATGAATATTGAAATTGAAGAACCAATTGATGAGAAGCACTCGACAGGTGATTTTTCCAATAATGGATCTAATTACAGTCTAGATTCAACAATTTCTTCAGTTATCATGAATAAGAATGAAATAAGTTCATTAGACATTGAAAACAGtcatattcaaaataataataataataacaatactaatAACAAATCAAAAGATGAAGTTGGCAAAAAGTGTACAATTGCTCAGAAATCACAACAACATCATATTCAAAATTTtaataatcaacatcatcatcaacaacaacacatAACTAACGGAATGAATGATGCTGAAGATACTTTACATAATGTATGGAGTTTACGTAAACGTGTCTCATCTGATGTTAGTCCTTGGTCTACGTTGAAACGATCTAGATCCGTATTGACTTCGACAAGTTTAAGTAATGATAAAGTTTCAACGAATACTGTTTCATCAAACGAATTTTGTTCTGAAGAGGTTTATCAACTAGATGATGATGACTGTGGAATGTATAATACAAACGATAGAGGTTTTGTTCATAGTAAATCTATGGATAGTAAATTAAATCCATTTGACAACATTGATTcaaatttaaaattttcaaaatgtcaTCTATCTACTTgcaaatcaataaataacaatgaattaTTAACTGAACAGAAAAAAACTTGTAGTGAACCAAATGTACCCGTTAGTAGATCAAATATTAAAGATAAGAAATCACTAGCTGGTGCATTATCATATCCATCATTCCATCAACTTGAAAGCTGTCATCAAAATTTTTAAGAATATCAAATTATTCTTTATACAGTTGTGTGACgaatcaaacatatatatatatatgtattgaagATCTCGGATGATCAGCACTTAAAGATAGAGCATCTTTATTAACCGGTGGGCCTCCAAACATAAAATATACTTCAATTAACATGTAACATTTGTTttttgacttaatttattcttttgtttaaatatatgcTGTTTATTATCGATTTCAGGTCAGTGTTCACttctaataattttatttgtttaaatatatatattcaaatctcCCATAAGATTTATAATTTATACATAAATTAATCTTTCTCTCTTCATATTCATCTTTTCCTGGTTAGAACACAGTATATTTAAATAACATACATATTACGGAAAATATTTTAGGTGAATCagtactttatatatatacatataaagacCGGCATTCAAGTCATTTTGTTTATGAAGACTAATTATTTCtcagtttatttaaataattctatGATTAATTTCAAAACATGTAACATTGAACATTGATTGTTACATATAACTTCTTATTTAAGAAGTTAATGAAAAATGTAacgtaataaataaaattttatgttaaataccagaaataaaatatttaacaaaatgaatCTATCAACTTCTTtgattttttctatttatttataatagtgCCTTCATTCACTGTTGATCTCTACAATAGAAACatacatattatattattaAGTCAGTTTCATATTGTTAGGAATCTTTGCCTATCTTCTGTCATGTGAACAGAATAATCCAAATTTGACTAAATCAATTTGTACAGAATAGTTACGTAGCTGTCAATAGAAGTTCGGGCATTATTTAGGTTTACCTTTAACTTATAAATATGTATTTGGagatattttcaataatcattgaaaaaaaaagaaatcaattaTGTATCATTTATGCTTTATCTACTCTTCATTGAATAATCAAGAAAAGGAGGTCCGAAAGAGATATTAACCTCGATGATAATGGATAAACTTGTAGGGTGGAGGTCTCGTTGATGACTTATCACTAACGTACGTTAATAGTCAGTCACTTCTTGACctttaaataattcataaagCCTAAAAAGAATGCGACATTAAAAACCAGACATTCTGTAAGGATCATTGTAATATGAATTAAATAGAATATCAAATAATAACCTCAGAATTAAATTCAATTTCAATATGAGAAAATCTTGAAAGGGAGTCTTATATATTGTTATGAATTTTGTAATAGGTAATATGGCAGGTTTTTAATTCACTGATGGAGATGATCATTTCAAAACTTTTAATCTCACTCGACCTATTAATCCTGAATCGTAACACTAAACCACACTCGTAAGTGTAACTTTAAATCCTAAACTCTATAAGTTTACTTAAAGTTGATAGTTCACATTTTCTGTTCTTTAATTGGCTTCATGTAGCCAAGAACTTGTTAGGGTCATTTCAACAGTTAGACAAGATTGTTCTTATAGTTTGGCTTTAGTAGGATCCTTAAATTTAAATGACCATTATTTGTAGCTGATATTGGCTTTTAGTTCTGAAGAAATGTTTCGAAAATATTTCACTACTTTccagaaacaaacaaaattattttcgCTTGTTTTACTTGTATGCCAATGTGAAAAATTATCATCTTTCTAAAAGTAAATGATTTGTAAACATTGACACTTCGTTAGGAACTAAAACAACATCTTGATAACAAGATGCTATCGAAAATTCTAAGTTAAACAGATCACGAACCAAGAAGAAAATTGGTGGAAACAGTGCATTTGTTTAGAAGTTTAAGCGTAAGTTGAGATTACTTATCTACCTAGACGCCAGATGTGTTCAGGAACGACATTCATAAATTGGAATATAGgaatattttcaacatttgaGCAGTTATTAAAAATCAGTATAAATAACGATATCAAGATGAAATAATGAAAGTTCACAAAATTCTTGACTTCCCTGTGCTAATTAACTTGTAACAGTAAATAATCCCTCGGAAAAAATAGCTTGTAAGCATTTGACATCGACATCTACCCTATTACTTTTACTGGTCAGGCCAAAAGCTAAAATCGCTCAGTGAATCGTGCACACCAGACCGAATTTCAACTTGTCGTGGAACGCATCTCCGATAATTAAACGGCTTAGATACTCTATTCTACGGAACATTTGACTATAGtataaatatatctttcctcTTAATCAGATAGTATTTTTCTTTGAGGATGTAAGAATGACTTCAGTAATACACTTTTGACTGTCGAAATAGCTTGACTTTGACAAGTAGTTAGCAAGTAGTCTGAACAACGGTTATATCAGGTTGCCAGTTTGATTGTTGAACCAATTTGTACTCTGTTAACTGTCATAACCTTTCAGCTAAATAGAATCACATGCAACATGTTCTTCATTGTTTGTTGTGAGCTCGTTAAGGTTTGAaaccaagtgggaaatatgccGTTAAATATTGGACAACAATAAATGAAGAGCACAGAATATCATCACGAGAGATTCATTTTCAAAGTGTGAATCACATGGATAAATCAAGATGTGTGGATAATGAGTGTTTTCCATATTATTGCGTGCATTCATCTTCATAATACTGATAGAAGGAATACATTCACATTAAGATTTTCAAAAACAATGGTGTCAGTTTAATCTCATTGAAGCAATTTAGAATACCACCAAACTGGAAGTTAGAGGCAAAATAATATACTTCAATTCTTATGTTTGGTTCAAGCTTCAATGTACTGAGTATCCAGCTAGCGTTTTCATTACACAGTAGTCTTGCTTATACCGAAGGAGAAGTGAAAATGTAAGTctttctttgattttttttttacacTATTTCTATTCAGTTGATCAGGCAAAATTCCGTATACATCATTGTACCTTATGATGCAAAACCACAGATCTAATCCATGATTACATAAGTAGAATTTTAAGCATCAGACAGACGCATATGATATACAAATTAGCGTTTGTGAGGGTGTACACTCACCTGTTTATATTACTATTACACTGGTCATAGCAGTATAGTGAGGGTTATTTGTAGTTTCAAACTCAACTTGCGGAAAGTAGCCTAAGCTTGTACTCAAATTAAGTCACTCTCATCGTCTGGCTATACAGACATGTTAAATGAGCataattgtatattcattttggAATACAATATTTAAATGAACATGTGACTGTCAAATGTATTAGTTCAACTTCATTAGTTAACTCGTAGATGGGGTCGAGTCgcaattgactatgatcaccactacaggaagattacgtgcccAATATCGACGTGGACCCGTCGGTAAGCCAAAAACTAGAAGGCTTTTAATGATTGCAATAAGATATTTTTGTTGGCGGTCTCAAGGTATctaaagaataccgagacgtgccaaagtttacaaacAGAACTACCGAGCGTACGCGAGTTCGTGtaaggtcacaggcaacggaagaaTGTGTGTGTTTTGTACACTTAGACAAACAGGTATTGTAggacaatcactggtacaaatGATTATAATATCAACTGTTTCCATAATGCCAGCCacgttctcgtcataaaagtaggtcaccgCATGTCCAAGAGCAACCAATGTATATCAATTAATCGCACGCCATGAACTGGCCCTTGTGTTGGTTACAATCCATTCCTTGTACCCACTCTTACAAATACATAATTCCGCAATAACGTCAtttgtgttatacggtcttAAAAGCAGCCATAGTACTTTAACACGTCCAAGGAGTTATCCACGTCAGATACTGACCGCGAAGTGGGACCTcgaagttagctggttcgtcATACCGTTCCTGTCTAACTCGATTATGTCCCCAATtgttcgacatagatcatctacGTCGGTGATCCACATATTCTTCCTTCGGCTTTACCTGCGCTCGCTCTCTATTTTGTACGAATGGCAGCATTTCTGTAATCCAGACTGCTATCCTAGACTTTCGACTTGAAATTTTACCCTCTACAATTTATGGCAAGACTAAACATAAGTGTTTTAGAGAGAATTccaataaatatttgatatgCAAAGATTAGTTGGAATTCTGGACAGTTCGTATTCCTTTCAAATGTAATGCAGACTAGACCATACTAATTCATTCCAGAATTTATTTTACTATAATACGATTACTGGCGATTTCGGTTGCTAGTGTCAATATAGCTCCAATTCGGTTACAGAGGTCTAAATCTAGTGTTAATTCAATACTACTATTTTCCAAGTCCAGTTGTGTTCAGACTGTTTCTTGGCCTTGTGCATAATAATTGGATGACTGAATTTCCTTTATTCCACATCTTACAATACACAGGTATAAAGGGATATCCAACTGAGACCATGATTTTCAACAAAGACAATGACAGAAATAGGGGGTTTGCAGTGGTGTTTAGGAGGTAGACATTTTATGAGTAGCTCATGAAATGAATATGTACTGAGAAAATATTTTAGCTTGGGCTCCACCAGAACTAGCGTTTACAAGGGAGTTAAAATACCTTTTCGTTCATTCTTTTTCTCTTATAAAACTGAAGAGTAAAAAGATTACAGTGAAACATCATCGTGATTCAGCCAAGTAATCACCAAAGCTAGACCGTCCTAATATTACGGGATTGATCACTGGACGTTGAATGGTCCACCATAattcataaaaatgaaatgtGACGCAGATTGATAGGTGGAAAACACTGACTGTCAAGTGAAGTAGTATGATAGAACTctttatttcttcatttttttttaccaaataaGTAATATGACTTCCATAAGCTTTTGTCTCTTTCTTAAGGGTGCTCACGAAACCGAATAGGCTGGCCAAAGTGTTAGCTTGTATCGGGCTGGTTAACTACTATATCCTGAGACGTCAATGTAGTAGTATTGTAGTATTATGTAGTGGTATTTGTCCCTAACCGTATGGTTCTCGAAGCCGAATATATGATTACTGAGAAAATTGATATTCAACATGCATCGCTTGAAGGTGATCGGTAATGGTGAACGTGGGAACGATTGTGAAgatggtatggctcagccttgcaggcgtGGTCATTTAGTGTAACTTGTCCCTATTCgcaataaatatattattctatctccAGCCTAAAGACATTCCTTAGAAAAGCTAAACATTATATTGCTGATGTCACCTTAGGATGAACCAGGGTAAACAATGGTGCGTCTTCCTCGTAAGATCTTGTAGATTAGGTGGTCGCATCATgacatatatattattatagCATTACTAATACataagtagaccataattctacagtTACACCACTTCTCTTCGTTAAAAATGGATAGAGATCATTGGCTGAACGACAAACGGTTTCGTTAGACTAGTCAAAATGTAAAATGTACAGTTCCAtatgatcatgagtcaattgatgctagatcTCGATGCATCGTGTGAAATCAGTGTACGTCGGTAGCGTACTAGTACGATACCCCGATTGCTGCTGCTTGATGAGCCCGACGGGTTAAGATTAGGGTACATGCACTTAATATAATAGCCATTANNNNNNNNNNNNNNNNNNNNNNNNNNNNNNNNNNNNNNNNNNNNNNNNNNNNNNNNNNNNNNNNNNNNNNNNNNNNNNNNNNNNNNNNNNNNNNNNNNNNNNNNNNNNNNNNNNNNNNNNNNNNNNNNNNNNNNNNNNNNNNNNNNNNNNNNNNNNNNNNNNNNNNNNNNNNNNNNNNNNNNNNNNNNNNNNNNNNNNNNtggtggtctagcttcaattgactcatgatctcaactctataagattaaaatctccacaaaacttctTCAGAAATGATTTTTGTCTGAGCATTACTCCAGGAACGGTGGTCATGTGTCTCAAAAACTCGGTTCTCAACAAATAGTCTAAAGGCAACTGAAACAACTAATTGCTCGTTCACGGTCTGTTTCTTGGTTTGTAAAGGTTATTTGGTGCTATACCAGCAAATACACATCTTAAGAGATTATCTTAAACGGGTTCTGAGGGTACACTCACGCTATCTTTACCAGCGTAAATATGGCTAGTCATTGTGATCATGATAATCATCCCAGATACTATTAAGTAAACAGTCATGTTAGATCTGTTCTCACTTTCTTCAATAATGAATCATAAGTAAGACCCATTTTCATGTGTGAGATATAAAGATGACTTCAAACTACGGAAAATTAGTAGGCGTAATAAACATCCATTTAAGGTTGCAATTCAATATTTgaggatgataataatatacaGACATTGGATCTAATCATGCTGTTTACTTACTTTTGCATAGGCCACCGACAGTCAATAAACAACGTAATCTGTCTCACCTTCTCCCTTCGAGTTGTTTTCAAGTTCTATTCATTCTTAACATGGATTGCTACGACTCCCAGAGCAGTTCATTCTATTGTCTGCTTCCTCTCCTTCAACATTAAGGATTCGAAGTTACTCTCGCTTGGAGATGAAATTTCATTATTACTGCATGAGTAACCTATTCTTCTCCGGCATCTTCTCCTACTTTCCTCCTCAACAGatagctgatttgttctccgcTACACCCGATTGTTGTTGATGGTGTTTGGCCAACGAATCTGGAGTATATTCCGTAGACAGTGAATTATAAATGCCTACAGTTTTTTGGCGGTGATTGTGTTAGTTCGACATCTTTCAGATACTCACAAATGAACTGTCATGACTGTTTCGTTGAAAATATTAACTTGTGGTGTTGAATGAGAGTTGTTTTCAGTTCACATAATCTCCAGTTGTAGAGATGTTTCACCGGGTGTGCCACTCCGTACCTTCATTCCTGCATCCGAACCTCCTTGTTTATCTACGATGCTGTATATGAAGTCTTCCGTCATTTCTAGAggttctccatcaagtgtgattttgtTGATGTCCACAGCGTTATATTGAAGCTGCCAAATGCCTATTCATCGTCAAGGAATTTGGCGTATACTGGTAAATTCCATTTTCTTGACCACCCAAACATGAATATATTGTAGTGCCAAATAAAGTAAATGATAGTGCTGTCTCACAAAGCATCGTAAGCCTTTTTTGGGATTCCCATCAGTCAGGATTAGCTCTAAATGCTGAAGAATAGCACACTTCTGAGGATGAATGTTGTGCATTAAGAAGGGGTTTTAAATACCTGCTTGGCCCTCAGTGCGTCCTGAGGGCTCTGGAAATTTGGATTTTACAGTCTCTCAGATAAATCTTCCAAGTCAACTCATAATGTGTGGTGACTTTGAGCTACTCAGCTTATATGTTTTGAAAAAGACTGGACTCAGACGACATACAAAGTTTAGCTTACTAGGAATCCATTCCCAACTCCTCCATTTCCACGTTCTAGTTTGAGATATTTGGTAAGAAAGGTTTTACAGACAACAAAGTTGTCGAGATCTGGACATCTATGATATTTTCACAACTACCTGCTTGGTCTTTCATAACGAAACAAAATAGCGTTATTGCTTGAATTTAAATAGAAAACGAGACCCCAAATAATGACTTACATGTGTGATAAACACTAATTCATTTCTGATCAACCAATAGTTTTATCAGAGATTTAAAATGAACGTCAAAATGATATCGCACTATATATGATTCACTTAACGGTCAGTGCAGAAATCCGAATCCATAGAACTAAGTAGTAGTAGATATAAGTTGATCAATAACTAAATATATGTATACTATTTACATCACCGGAAGATTTAACTGCGCTAATTAACAAGATAATTTTCTCCTTCTTGGTATAAACAGAATCTTCCTTCTTCCTAACACTGGACATTTCAGTGGTAAGATTTAGTGGCAGGTACACCAATTACCCTCAAGTAACTGAAACATCATAGCTATTACTACTATCACTCTATATTACACCCTAGA
Above is a genomic segment from Schistosoma mansoni strain Puerto Rico chromosome 2, complete genome containing:
- a CDS encoding putative protein serine/threonine kinase, producing MLAANSTTLPRSYNLAMEILHTLAARQYNQHLLASDQKNSINSEISQKLPFESLPLNLQNLSLYLLNMTNSSLNSIQMNNNNSSNDFSNHIQSTLNNDWNKCNETSPTTCRQSRTTMNTIDDALYISKDNNNLLNAYERLAAWSSTLSNASPCAIAAFQNALAQLTLMGLSSLSTATTTSTTVTSTNTVDSSNLLVDKISHLNESVNSVLNLSNDEVNNHYCKNHNCDIPLSTSNSTVINQATMYKKSEDGSKIIIRQTADADEHFFKALRGLKVDVSQTNLKSPNLQKQSSISEKCNNTPTVSLSTPTSIQSFDFGEEKIQQWPLNVGEKHEGDKKRSAAELAVDEHFEKSLAAFRASASKKQNDRIICEDHLKSQASITHSANQNLINSLTLKDSDTYLHHDKSNIHYNKFQHESLQTEPKGEHYNVNSILQYSNPKPTSNPNLAVTCENTLFLPSSISRQLTSTDELHDGIESDGSIQVHSPNITNTTALNRFKIKFASSSTSLPPLFPINSFKPKKNWLAQYDWRYQQPETTTISPTTPNTNQSIFDSSGSSPSSINIASESMEDVRHISNVSMPKLHIVSDLRNTNTPDHGNHGLSTEEAPDLRNDSDCIFLYSSYSSPSSRSSSCSGNNPPECCTTNSTESEPQQSGSTLTKSKLSFPKFGTISLVEKDDYYENESKEKSNNEKYFVDNSFEKKSQQHHIQNFNNQHHHQQQHITNGMNDAEDTLHNVWSLRKRVSSDVSPWSTLKRSRSVLTSTSLSNDKVSTNTVSSNEFCSEEVYQLDDDDCGMYNTNDRGFVHSKSMDSKLNPFDNIDSNLKFSKCHLSTCKSINNNELLTEQKKTCSEPNVPVSRSNIKDKKSLAGALSYPSFHQLESCHQNF